The Chryseobacterium aureum genome contains a region encoding:
- a CDS encoding DUF3037 domain-containing protein, with product MQEDKIYEYAVIRLVPKVEREEFFNIGLVMFSKKEKFIRVEFYLCPDKFNLMHSKLDYDDVIHNLESFQKIANGAKDGGPIAFLDIPERFRWLTAVRSSVIQTSRPHPGKSKDLDATFGKLFEELVK from the coding sequence ATGCAAGAGGATAAAATATACGAATACGCGGTAATACGCCTGGTACCTAAAGTTGAAAGAGAAGAATTTTTCAATATAGGGCTGGTGATGTTTTCTAAGAAAGAAAAATTCATCAGAGTAGAGTTTTATTTGTGTCCGGACAAATTCAATCTGATGCACAGCAAGCTGGATTATGATGATGTAATTCACAATCTGGAAAGCTTTCAGAAGATTGCGAACGGAGCTAAAGACGGCGGTCCTATTGCTTTTCTGGACATTCCGGAGCGCTTCCGCTGGCTCACGGCTGTGAGAAGTTCTGTAATACAGACCTCAAGACCTCATCCGGGAAAATCTAAAGATCTGGATGCTACTTTTGGTAAGCTTTTTGAGGAGTTAGTAAAGTAA